From a region of the Deinococcus sedimenti genome:
- a CDS encoding immunity 49 family protein: MPDAFVFEELDRNLTRHSEMLAKILASRVTAQDFSLTSLGSRALESLGLLALKGEAGSDEAAKFLGIAAHAESYSLELANYPEGSREIEVLIPPRADSFFRLTVGPNSTAHPDRWLRAFYLTLMWWQPALIETVLLNIRYEVLQASSTKSPAYRYLQVEAAKALYRDAPDAPEKILETPEAMDHLPGDSQEFAAFIAMHECGMMAKLALRDEAGFNQEVELALASHVKFYREGETRRNGPEAWLCLPALGLSALAKRRGMSVTVQSPYLPHALL; encoded by the coding sequence TGATGCATTTGTTTTTGAAGAGCTTGATCGCAATCTTACGCGTCATTCCGAAATGTTGGCCAAAATTCTCGCCAGCCGTGTCACGGCACAGGACTTTTCTCTGACATCACTCGGCAGCCGCGCGCTCGAATCGCTGGGCCTGTTGGCACTGAAGGGAGAGGCAGGAAGCGATGAAGCAGCCAAATTCCTAGGGATAGCGGCCCACGCCGAAAGTTACTCCCTGGAACTGGCCAACTACCCGGAGGGTTCCAGGGAAATTGAAGTATTGATTCCACCCCGCGCAGACAGCTTCTTCCGCCTGACGGTGGGGCCGAACAGTACCGCGCATCCGGATCGCTGGTTACGGGCGTTTTACCTCACGCTGATGTGGTGGCAACCGGCCCTGATCGAAACCGTTCTGCTGAACATCAGATACGAAGTGTTGCAGGCGTCCAGCACCAAATCTCCAGCCTACCGTTACTTGCAGGTGGAGGCAGCCAAAGCGCTCTACCGTGACGCGCCGGACGCGCCCGAGAAGATTCTGGAGACGCCGGAAGCCATGGATCACCTGCCCGGGGACAGCCAGGAATTCGCGGCTTTCATTGCCATGCACGAATGCGGAATGATGGCGAAGCTGGCCCTGAGGGACGAAGCGGGCTTCAATCAGGAAGTCGAACTGGCCCTGGCCAGTCACGTGAAGTTCTACCGCGAGGGTGAAACGCGGCGCAACGGCCCGGAGGCGTGGCTGTGCCTGCCAGCACTGGGACTGTCGGCCCTGGCGAAGCGACGGGGCATGAGCGTCACCGTGCAGTCCCCTTATTTGCCGCACGCCCTGCTGTAA
- a CDS encoding ADP-ribosylglycohydrolase family protein, translated as MPTSSEIEFEPPAGFERSHAGVPPGTWSDDGAQALVLLHSLLTCGQFDAHHFAGGLMRWYDDGFMAVDSVFDVGVQTARAIGQLKRGVPPLEAGAGGEYANGNGSLMRVLPLALWHQGSDADLVRDAQHQSRVTHAHLRAQLCCALYGLWARGILQDRAQPFDWAVATLRALYGEATPERAELDFFIRPDDAHQCRGRGYVVEALFSARQACEQDGFEAAVKFAVALGQDTDTTACLAGGIAGLQVGLKGIPVRWREGLLGTGLYQPLLTQLLARR; from the coding sequence CTGCCCACGTCCAGCGAGATCGAATTTGAACCCCCAGCGGGCTTCGAGCGCTCCCATGCCGGCGTACCGCCCGGCACGTGGTCGGACGACGGCGCGCAGGCCCTGGTCCTCCTGCACTCCCTGCTGACGTGTGGGCAGTTTGATGCGCACCACTTTGCCGGTGGGTTGATGCGCTGGTACGACGACGGCTTCATGGCTGTGGATAGCGTCTTCGACGTCGGCGTTCAGACCGCTAGGGCCATCGGGCAGTTGAAGCGGGGTGTCCCACCACTGGAAGCCGGCGCAGGGGGCGAGTACGCCAATGGCAACGGGTCACTGATGCGCGTCCTGCCGCTGGCCCTGTGGCATCAGGGGAGTGACGCGGATCTCGTCAGAGACGCGCAGCACCAATCCAGGGTCACTCACGCTCATCTCCGGGCGCAACTCTGCTGCGCCCTGTATGGCCTGTGGGCCCGGGGTATCCTGCAGGACAGGGCACAGCCGTTCGACTGGGCCGTCGCCACGTTACGCGCGCTGTACGGTGAGGCGACCCCGGAGCGGGCGGAGCTGGACTTCTTTATTCGCCCCGATGATGCTCACCAATGCCGCGGCAGGGGCTACGTCGTGGAGGCCCTCTTTTCCGCCCGTCAAGCCTGCGAGCAGGACGGCTTTGAAGCCGCCGTGAAGTTCGCAGTTGCCCTGGGGCAGGACACGGACACGACGGCTTGCCTGGCCGGTGGGATCGCTGGTCTCCAGGTTGGGCTGAAGGGGATTCCGGTGCGGTGGCGTGAGGGCTTACTCGGGACGGGGCTCTACCAACCGCTCCTGACTCAACTGCTGGCCAGGCGTTAA
- a CDS encoding barstar family protein, translating into MTFTDTPDLMDRPDQVVVTIPKQVATLAELYAFYGEVLGRERYFGRNSAAFVDCLTDPERHATSWQDIVLWHPSLPRLGKRAVSQYFGDLLFAVRRVHEIRGRSPSFPLRIRVVFRVGARRQLVRWSRSELRWMGIDH; encoded by the coding sequence GTGACGTTCACCGACACCCCGGACCTGATGGACCGACCCGATCAGGTGGTCGTGACGATCCCGAAACAGGTCGCGACGCTCGCTGAACTGTACGCCTTCTATGGCGAGGTGCTCGGAAGAGAACGGTACTTCGGGCGCAACAGCGCCGCCTTCGTCGATTGCTTGACGGACCCTGAGCGGCACGCCACGAGCTGGCAGGACATCGTCCTCTGGCACCCGAGCTTGCCTCGCCTGGGAAAGCGCGCCGTGAGTCAGTACTTCGGGGATCTCCTCTTTGCGGTGAGGCGCGTTCACGAGATACGCGGTCGTTCACCGTCGTTCCCCTTACGGATTCGGGTGGTCTTCCGGGTTGGCGCGCGTCGACAGCTGGTGCGCTGGAGCCGAAGTGAGTTGAGGTGGATGGGGATTGATCACTGA